ccaaatcggataggaattgcgccctctagaagccaagtccccagatctgtttatatgacagctatatcaggttatgaacagattttaatcccacttggcacagttgttggatatcataacaaaacacttcgtggaaaaatgcattcaaattggataagaattgcgaactctagaggcacaagaagtcaagacccaagatcggtttatatgacagctaaatcaggttatgaacagatttgaaccatacttggcacagttgttggatatcataacaaaacacgtcgtgcaaaatttcattccaatcggataagaattgcgcactctagaggcttaagaagtcaagacccaagatcggtttatatgacagctatatcaggttatagaccgatttgaaccctacttggcacagttgtaggatatcataacaaaacacgtcgtgcaaaatttcaagcggctagctttactccttcggaagtaagcgtgctttcgacagacagacggacggacgaacggacagacggacggacgaacggacagacggacggatggacggacggacagacggacggacggacgtacatggctagatcgaaataaaatgttgcgacgaatatatatactttatggggtctcagacgaatatttcgagtagttacaaacagaatgacgaaattagtataccccccatcttatggtggagggtataaaaaaaacattatgtTCGACCGGGCGTATCTTTGTATaaccaccaccttggatatatgtatatattaagCACCTTACATCATTTGCAATTTAAAATTCACGGGGTATGATGGGAAAACAGCTTAatttaaataaagtccgatctccaccatattctgGAATAATATGAAAGGGTTTAATACAACTCCTTGTactcaatttcagtgaaatcgtctAAAAAAgtcgcctttaatgggcccaagaacttaattcgggatatcggtatatatagctagattcaaatatagatcgatctgaaacatatagtacacggatgtcgaaaagcctaatatagctcaatatgccaaatttcagcgaaatcggattatgaatgcgccttttatgggcccaggacaTTAAACTGGGAAACGGGTCTATAGGTTAACATTAAAATatggaccggtctgggccacattcaaaacaaatgtcgaagagtctaacataactcactgtgccacatATCAACGAAGTTGGGTGATAAACTcaacttttatggactcaagaacTTAAATAGGCAGACCGGTGCATATGGCTGCTACtcgcaaaaaataattcgtttcacataacagaaattttcgccaagtgaACTTCTTTCTGCCAaacattgaattttgttttcgacaaaagtacatgtttttgcgataaattcttgcaagaatttgtgacgaatATGGTTTTCTTTACACCGGCAttacctttcattcttgatatagaAAATGTTATTCGGGGGTTTCAACTAgcttttctttatttaaaactACTAATTTAACGTCATGCTTATGTTTATGtacattgtttttaatttttacaatagATTATACATATTGAAAAAGCAgaccaagttcaatttaatgatGGAGGTAACATAATTCTAGCTCTAATTTTTGCCAATTAAAAGTAGATCTAAGTTGGTATttcaaactctttcagagtATACATGTATTTATTTGGATATTATGATATTGAATGCCTTccatgttgctctaatgatttcgGTCATTGGACGTACCTATCCGCCCATCACTTTTAATTCATCATCAATTCGTTTAAAAACTCACCCTCTCCCTCACTCTAGTTGGAGAAGcacaagaaaataaatattggccattaaagagtttttgagtTTACAGCAAAATAAAGGTCCTTTTACCGTaagcgaagtattttgtttctcgtaaaaatgtctcaaacgttttatttttttgctcgTATATCGAAATACAGCCCGATATGCCATATcccattttcagcgaaatcggacaatgagccttttatagatccaatactttaaatcgggagatcggtatatatgagaactatatccaaatctgaaccgatgtgggccgTATTTGGCAGTTAGCTCAAGGGGGcttacacaacccactgtcccaaatttctgcgaatttgagtgataaatgtggctttaataggtcaaagaccttaaatcggctgatcaATCTACATggaggctatatgaagatatagtccgatataacccatcttcaatCATAACCAGCCAACGGACAAtagagtttcagctcaatttgtctatttttaaagactgaagcgtgatttcaacggacagtcggacagacatggctagatcgtcaaaGATTCTatcaacgatcaagaatatatgtactataTAGGTTCGGAAGTGcatatctcgatgtgttgcaaacggaatgacaaaatgaatatatcccctttggtggtgggtatgaaaagatTAATTTTGACATGCAATGCATTTTTCAATTAGAACCATTTTAAAATATTGTGACAAAACGTAAACGTAAAGAGCTTGCAGTTTGCATTAATTGCGGAGGTAAGAGACTTTTTAGTCTGCTAAATAACAGTTCAGAATCGAGTAATAAATCTTATTATGTAGTATATTGAACTTCTCCAGCTAAAGCTGAACCCTTCCAAGACACGTTCTGCATACTTTTTAGACATTAAACATTAGATCGaactaaaaagtaaatttaatttcaatttttatatccaccacgaATAGGAGTTTCGTTCCAACGATATAAAATATACATACGGATTCTCTTAAATTCTTTAGTGATGTTCGTCTCTATATTCGctacaaataaacctattttaacggCCCTACTCACAAAACACAagatttaaaataggtttatttgacatatttcctttatagaagtTTAATGGATAAGGTCGTAAGGCttttagttttgtgaatacggccgtaAGTATTTTCAAATTGTTTGGATATATGTACCTAGCTGCTATAATACCGATATCCTCATGCGTGCGTTTTATTACAATTCGGCATAGTAATGATTTTAAAAAAGGTTAATGATGACGGGTATCTAAATGCGATTTGTCTGTACCTATCCAACTAGTCTATACCTTCAGTTCAAGGTATGTAAATGACTATATTCCTCGAATGTGGGTACAGCTACGTTTTTCTATTCTCAGTATTAGTAAATAATTTAACTGGAACATCGATTTGTTATAGGAACGAAATTCCAGTTCGAATATGGAAGAAAAAGAGGTCGTTACAAAATGCAAAGCTTCCATATATCTTGAGCTAATCCCTCAAAGTCAATCACTTAGATGAAATAAGTGGCCACAACCAGAAATTTGTTATCGATAACCATAATCTTGTTTCTGGCTGTTTCTATTATGGTCACAGTAATGACACttctaatttaaattaaaaacaaaccgaCATTAGCATATCTGTTTTCTTTTTATCAACCGGATTTTAATAGCTATTGGGTAATTAATATTCTACATAGAGAGCATTCATATAAGTTGATAATATAACACGTGTCGACCATAGGTAGAAAGAAATTGATAAGGAAGGTTATTAACTTAAAACCTTACACTGGCTCTTGAAgaccttttttaatagtttaGCCCTTATCATACTTAACAGTGGGCCACAACAAAATTGTATTAGTTTTATCAAAGAATTTGATATGGAAATATTGATAATGCCATAATTTACCCATAAGCGCCAACTGGATTGAAAAATACCCAAACATAGAAAATTAGCTAGCTAAAAAGTATCCAAGTTCGTTCTAAAATCGCATCTAGTGAAGTTACAAAATAGTTCAAACAAATTTCTCGTCAAATTAATCGGCAAATGTTGATAGCTGTATGTAGTCTCAATTGGAAATGGGGAaacctacacagaaaaaatacaaatcggtttcaatcacgaaattatttGATCAAATAAacgtttttaattgaaactgtttCAAACACGAAAATGATTATATTAAACCATTCAATTAAATAAACTGTATACTCAGTTATAAAAACtattgaatttttggaaaatttcaattattttgttattgttttttttcgaaaattttaattacataAAAACAtactaaaaataattaaaatttcttatatatttgaaaagcaTTCAACGAAATGGTTCTGTAGAAAACGCAACATTATTTCTATgtaaaaccaaatttgttaagGAATGGCCTAAAATGGTATTCTTATTATATCCtacgccactactgtggtaaagagtattataactaagtgcatttgtttataacacccaaAAGCAAGAAAGCTACCCCCCTTGATAAGTATTCtaatcggctcagaatcactttctgattcgatttaactatgtccgtctttATACTTTATATTGTGCAacagttcgcaattttcatccgatcatcttcaaatttggcgaaGGCATTTTATTTGTCCTAGAgtgaagcctattaaaattagctaaataggttcagatttggatactaaTATTGTAATAATACCGATTCCCAATGATTGCCGACAGTGCTGATGAGTTCCccagaaatcggtttaaattaagatatagctcctatatatgcaTCACgcgattttcaattttaaagcaTTGGCAGCGTTTTCAATTTCGCACAATGTCTTCCTCAATGACTTTAACTATGTGTTTCGATTTTGGGTGAAATGGGTtgaaatttagatatagaccacaaaataaaaatgaaattgtatgCGTGCCTTACtatctaaaaattttgttatttctcTACATGACccagaattaaaaaaatatagaacCAATGAAGTTTTTTAAAAGTAAACATAATATTAAGAAgattaaataactttttgatTCCTGTCTAGCGTCTAGCTAGTCGAAActcttcatttaaaattttaaattttcccacTTAGCATACATTCGCAATGTGGTTAAGAGTATCAAAAGGTCGACATTAGGCCATtacttgttgaaatttaaaagtttACTTTCACTTATAAAAAGGTTTGAATCCAttattttttattggaaaaggtaaagattcaatgacatttttaattgaaaaaaatttcagaacattgaaccaacatttttttaattgaattaaagCGTGGAGCAGTGTAACTTCAAGTATCAACAAAACAGATATACCATATACATACCTTATACTACTAGTATAAATGAGAGAATGAACTGTTCTGTGGTATGGCTCCGCGTATGCGCACTCATTGAACAATAACAGAGAAAAGCAGGTACAAACGGGTTCTCGAGTGAGGAACagatttatttgttttcttgttttcaAATATATGTGGTAccgcaaatattttcaaattactagtagtgaaacaaataaaattatttatacGAACAGAGCAAGCAACTTCGTGTGGCCTCGTTCAAACAGCGCACCACAAATATTTGTTGTATCACCACCAATATCTGTTTGGAGAAACCGTAGAAAAACAGATATGTTACTCTCTTTACTCATTCATACTTAATTTCgttgaaaataataacaataccAACTTGTAATTGTACTCACTGAGTGTGGAAAAACAACCAAACTGGTGCAATCAGTTGTAACTGTGCACGCGTttaatttgaatgcatttttatttcCATTCAAATTGAAGAACGCACCCGTGTataaatttatatcaaaatcggacaagggaaTCGGGGTGCAGTTGTTAATAGGTTAACTCaacaatatttgttttataaCATGTAATTGGTTTGAGTTTTTCAAATTATGActgttataaaatgaatgactgtacagcaaaaaattacaaacaattttattaatgaCGCTCCCATTCTATTATTcggcgaaaaaattttaaaacagctTTGCAGGCAATAATTGTGAGTCACAAgagaaaacttctccacaaaagtTCTCATTTTACTGCATGTCATTGGATATTGGTTATACAAAGGCGGATCTTTACCAGTAGCATAACAAAGATCGTACACATtcattataacctacaccactactgtgttaCCGGGTAACACCCAGAGGGAAGGGGGATATGCCCATTATTtaaagtataccgattgacttaCAATAACTTCCTGTGCTATTTCGCTATGTCCGTCTCCCTGTccgtgttaatttgtatacaaagtacaggtcgcaatgtTCACCCGATAGTCTTCACATTTGGCACACGCATTTTTTCGTCCTACAGacaaagcctattaaaattggaaaaatcggttcagatttcgatatagctcccatatatatgttcgtccgatttgtactaaaatagcaattatatcgtcatttgtaaaaagATTATTACGAAATTTTTCCCgagggattctcttataagtctcgagattattggtgaatttcatacaaatcaggttcaaatttagatatatttatatattagatatagttcgtccgatttggactagtattgcaataatttggattagttaaccgattcgcaagaAAATTGGAACacaggatttccttatgactcccgTTAGTGCGattaaatttaatagaaatcggttcagatttagatatagctaccctaCATATTTTCGTTccattttgaataatactcaataatattgtaatttgttaactgatcttcacaaaatttgtcacgatgctttctcttataactcttttGATGACTTATGAATTTCACAGTAATTtgttcatttttagatatagctcccatatatatgcatctcccgatattcacttttaaggcctttgctgaCGCATTTTTCAATctatcttctcaaaaatttgtacaacgattcGCTCTATGGCTGCTACAGTATGTACGGATTTGGATCGAAACTGTTcatatcaaattttaaattcgacatATCCaatgtagggtatcaaaagatcggcttcgcccgtccttacttgttttttataagaaattttctcttagccCGCAAATCTCATGAGATATACGTAATCAAGTTTTTGTCGTTCATTGTTTCTAAAATACTTGGTTCTAGtagaatttttaattgaatcaaatttattataattttttttttcactttcctTTTAGTTTCTCCGTGACGTCAGCCCTAGAATATCAACGAAAATCGACAAAAGATAATCTAAGCTATATCTGCAATTATAGTAAAAATCCTTTGGTATATCGCAACATCGGCCAGGAATTGGAGAGAGCAGCAGCTGAATATGGTTCCACCGAAGCTATTGTCTCTTGTCATGAAGCTAAACGATACACATTCAAAAGTCTCCTGGATGTGGTGGATCGCGTTGCTGCCGGTCTTCTAAGATTAGGCTTAAAGAAAGGCGACCATGTAGGTTTGTGTGGGCCCAATAATGTGCATTGGTATTTAACCATGATGGGAGCAAGCAGAGCTGGCCTCATATCAGTTGGCATCAACCCGGCGTTCCAAGCCCCCGAACTCGAATATTGCCTGAAAAAGGTCAATGTGAAGGCGCTTGTGTCACCGCTAACCCATAAAtctcaaaatttctatgatattgTCCATTCCATATGCCCGGAGTTGGGGTCATGTGAGAAGGGTCACATAAAGAGTACAAACTTGCCTCACCTCAAGTCACTTATCATCGATACTGATGCACCACTGAATGGGGCATTGACATTCAACGACTTGCTGGAAATGGGAAGCCATCCGAGCAAGGAAGATATTACCAAGTTACAGTCATTCATCGTACCGGACTCACCGTGCAATGTTCAGTTTACTTCTGGTACCACAGGACAACCGAAGGCAGCAGTTTTGTCTCACTTCAGCTTTGTCAATAATGGCATTCATATAGGCAATCGTAATAAACTGAACGGAGAAAGAATATGTGTCCAAGTGCCTCTCTTCCATGCCTTTGGCGTTGTTGTTACCATTATGCCCGCATTGACACATGGCGCCACAATGGTTCTACCATCTGCGGGTTTTAGCCCTGAGGACTCTTTGAAATCAGTTGTGGCCGAGAAGTGCACCATCATACATGGAACACCTACAATGTACGTTGACCTCATTAGAAagcaaaaagaaataaatctGCCACTTCAGACACTTCGCATGGCAGTGACGGCAGGTGCCACTTGTTCGCCACAACTGTTTATCGACATTCAAAATGACTTGGGAGTGAAAGAAGTGCGCACAGTTTTCGGCTTAACTGAAGGTACTGCGGGTGTATTTCAATCACGCCCAGGAGATACCATGGATCAAGTTTTGAACACGGTGGGGCATGTGCAGGACGACATTGAAGTTAAAGTTATAGATTCCGATGGAAACACGGTGCCGTTTGGTGAGCCTGGTGAATTGTGCGTTAGGGGATACCTCACCATGCTAGGCTATCACAAGGATGAAGAAAAAACTAAAGAAACCCTAGGAGCCGATAAATGGCTGCACACAGGGTAAGTAGAAGTATATCACACCACTTCTCCATTTTAGCCCTATCCTCCACAGAGATCAATTTGTTTTGCAACCCGATGGATATGGACGGATTGTGGGACGCTTGAAAGAAATGCTTATCAGAGGCGGTGagaatattttccccagagaaaTCGAAGATTTCCTCAACACTCATGAAAACATAATGGAGACACATGTAAGTCTCATTCTTCTAGTAAGTATAGTATTCC
The Stomoxys calcitrans chromosome 3, idStoCalc2.1, whole genome shotgun sequence genome window above contains:
- the LOC106081261 gene encoding medium-chain acyl-CoA ligase ACSF2, mitochondrial produces the protein MIGSHLRCLNIQFYRSFTSSKCWTHSQSSSVRSFSVTSALEYQRKSTKDNLSYICNYSKNPLVYRNIGQELERAAAEYGSTEAIVSCHEAKRYTFKSLLDVVDRVAAGLLRLGLKKGDHVGLCGPNNVHWYLTMMGASRAGLISVGINPAFQAPELEYCLKKVNVKALVSPLTHKSQNFYDIVHSICPELGSCEKGHIKSTNLPHLKSLIIDTDAPLNGALTFNDLLEMGSHPSKEDITKLQSFIVPDSPCNVQFTSGTTGQPKAAVLSHFSFVNNGIHIGNRNKLNGERICVQVPLFHAFGVVVTIMPALTHGATMVLPSAGFSPEDSLKSVVAEKCTIIHGTPTMYVDLIRKQKEINLPLQTLRMAVTAGATCSPQLFIDIQNDLGVKEVRTVFGLTEGTAGVFQSRPGDTMDQVLNTVGHVQDDIEVKVIDSDGNTVPFGEPGELCVRGYLTMLGYHKDEEKTKETLGADKWLHTGDQFVLQPDGYGRIVGRLKEMLIRGGENIFPREIEDFLNTHENIMETHVIGVPDERMGEEICAFVRLHDNSQPMNREIVKQFCKGKLAHFKVPRYVVCVQEFPKTTSGKIQKFKLREQFKKL